In Vespa crabro chromosome 5, iyVesCrab1.2, whole genome shotgun sequence, a single window of DNA contains:
- the LOC124424495 gene encoding uncharacterized protein LOC124424495 — translation MRIEALSALVAVVWLTAVLCPRLAAANLTLSFSSRRSREHPFRGHISRWTVPLEDTNKRMTYREMQMVLRQEGGEDGLAVDCCPTIEEMVEPVGGRNRQDMYVELYRDGENAQRFFEYSCRPDVLDKPCRFVDRKLSNQSRCVQKFSYTYAIVENPGTKGGSEEHRRHHHREHRFPTFPGNTVSGSTWTLDYIRVRSGCSCEIMPKPKKKKPMATKARKVKSKLRQQRDQDSDFET, via the exons ATGCGAATTGAAGCTCTCAGCGCCCTCGTCGCG GTGGTTTGGCTGACCGCAGTCCTGTGCCCGCGGCTTGCTGCCGCCAACCTCACTTTATCCTTTTCCTCTCGTAGATCCAGAGAGCATCCCTTCAGAGGACATATCTCTCGCTG GACGGTACCATTGGAAGACACGAACAAGCGAATGACGTACCGTGAGATGCAGATGGTTCTGCGCCAGGAGGGAGGCGAAGATGGCCTCGCAGTCGACTGTTGTCCCACGATAGAGGAAATGGTCGAGCCCGTTGGCGGCCGAAATCGGCAAGATATGTACGTCGAGCTCTATCGAGACGGCGAAAATGCCCAGAGGTTCTTCGAGTACTCCTGCAGGCCAGACGTCCTCGATAAGCCCTGCAGGTTCGTTGACCGGAAGCTTAGTAACCAGTCGAGATGCGTGCAGAAATTCTCATACACCTACGCTATCGTCGAGAATCCTGGAACGAAG gGAGGCTCCGAAGAACATAGGAGGCACCATCACAGGGAACACAGATTTCCAACGTTTCCTGGAAACACAGTGAGCGGGTCAACGTGGACGTTGGACTACATCAGGGTAAGAAGCGGCTGCAGCTGCGAGATCATGCCGAAgccgaaaaagaagaaacccATGGCGACAAAGGCGAGAAAAGTGAAGAGCAAATTGCGCCAACAAAGAGATCAAGACTCAGACTTTGAGACGTGA